From a region of the Microterricola gilva genome:
- the serB gene encoding phosphoserine phosphatase SerB produces the protein MSSPRFLVVLDADSTLIQDEVIELLADAAGSRELVADVTEQAMRGELDFAESLRARVATLGGLSESVFAEVGALIRPTPGVHELIAGVKAAGGLFGVVSGGFHELLDPLAAQFGLDSWRANRLELEDGKLTGRVSGPIIDAAAKAHALQEWADAAGIPLNRTVAVGDGANDLAMMAVAGLSVAFNAKPRVRAEADVAIDVADLGQVLPLLGLRG, from the coding sequence ATGAGCTCGCCGCGTTTCCTAGTTGTCCTCGATGCCGATTCCACCCTGATCCAAGACGAGGTCATCGAACTCCTCGCGGATGCCGCCGGCTCCCGTGAACTCGTCGCCGACGTCACGGAGCAGGCCATGCGCGGTGAGCTCGATTTCGCGGAGAGCCTGCGCGCCCGAGTCGCGACGCTCGGCGGCCTGTCCGAGAGCGTCTTCGCCGAGGTGGGCGCGCTGATCCGCCCGACGCCGGGGGTCCACGAACTGATCGCCGGGGTTAAGGCGGCCGGAGGACTCTTCGGGGTCGTCTCCGGCGGCTTCCACGAGCTCCTCGACCCGTTGGCGGCCCAGTTCGGCCTCGACAGCTGGCGTGCGAACCGCCTGGAACTGGAAGACGGCAAGCTCACCGGTCGGGTGTCTGGACCGATCATCGACGCCGCGGCCAAGGCGCACGCACTGCAGGAGTGGGCGGATGCCGCCGGCATCCCGCTCAATCGCACGGTCGCCGTCGGGGACGGTGCGAACGACCTCGCCATGATGGCCGTCGCCGGTCTCTCCGTCGCGTTCAACGCCAAGCCGCGGGTGCGGGCAGAGGCCGACGTCGCCATCGACGTCGCCGACCTCGGCCAGGTTCTGCCGCTGCTCGGCCTGCGGGGCTGA
- a CDS encoding glucose-1-phosphate adenylyltransferase → MKPKKIFGIVLAGGEGKRLMPLTEDRAKPAVPFGGHYRLVDFALSNLINSGLSQIVVLTQYKSHSLDRHVSQTWHVSGVVNSYIASVPAQQRLGKRWFSGSADAILQSLNLLRDEKPDIVVVVGADHVYRMDFSQMIEAHIASGAKATVAAIRQPIDQADQFGVIDVDPDSPESIRAFLEKPQNPVGLADAPHEVLASMGNYVFDADALIEAVLRDGERTDSSHDMGGDIIPDFVARGEAGVYDLRRNVVPGSTDRDRYYWRDVGTIDSFFDAHQDLISALPVFNLYNEAWPIFTQQRNSPPAKFVRDAHGALGTMIDSIVSLGSLISGAHIERSVLGPWVHVDSGSQVVDSILFERVRIEAGARVIRAVLDKDVVVEAGATIGVDLDHDRARGFSVTASGITVVGKGVTVAA, encoded by the coding sequence ATGAAGCCCAAGAAGATCTTCGGAATCGTCCTCGCCGGTGGCGAGGGCAAGCGTCTGATGCCGCTCACGGAAGACCGCGCAAAGCCAGCCGTTCCCTTCGGCGGGCATTACCGCCTCGTGGACTTCGCACTGTCGAACCTGATCAACTCCGGGCTCTCGCAGATCGTCGTTCTGACGCAGTACAAGTCGCACAGTCTCGACCGTCACGTCTCGCAGACGTGGCACGTCTCCGGCGTCGTGAACTCGTACATCGCCTCCGTGCCGGCGCAGCAGCGCCTGGGCAAGCGGTGGTTCAGCGGTTCGGCCGACGCGATTCTGCAGAGCCTCAACCTGTTGCGCGATGAGAAGCCGGACATCGTCGTCGTCGTCGGCGCCGACCACGTCTACCGCATGGACTTCAGCCAGATGATCGAGGCGCACATCGCTTCGGGGGCGAAGGCGACCGTCGCCGCCATCCGCCAGCCCATCGATCAGGCGGACCAGTTCGGCGTCATCGACGTCGACCCCGACTCCCCGGAGTCGATCCGCGCCTTCCTCGAGAAGCCGCAGAACCCCGTCGGCCTTGCCGATGCCCCGCACGAGGTGCTCGCATCGATGGGCAACTACGTGTTCGACGCCGACGCCCTGATCGAGGCCGTGCTGCGCGACGGGGAGCGCACCGATTCCAGCCACGACATGGGAGGCGACATCATCCCCGACTTCGTGGCGCGCGGCGAGGCGGGCGTCTACGACCTCCGCCGCAACGTCGTGCCAGGCTCCACCGACCGTGATCGCTACTACTGGCGCGACGTCGGAACGATCGACTCCTTCTTCGACGCGCACCAGGACCTCATCTCCGCCCTGCCCGTCTTCAACCTCTACAACGAGGCGTGGCCGATCTTCACGCAGCAGCGCAACTCCCCTCCCGCGAAGTTCGTCAGGGACGCGCACGGGGCGCTCGGCACGATGATCGACTCCATCGTGTCGCTCGGCTCGCTCATCTCCGGCGCCCACATCGAACGCAGCGTGCTCGGCCCCTGGGTGCACGTCGACTCCGGCTCACAGGTTGTCGACTCGATCCTGTTCGAACGCGTGCGCATCGAGGCCGGCGCCCGCGTCATCCGCGCCGTGCTCGACAAGGACGTGGTCGTCGAGGCTGGGGCGACGATCGGCGTCGACCTCGATCACGACCGCGCGCGCGGCTTCAGCGTGACGGCCTCCGGCATCACCGTCGTCGGCAAGGGTGTTACAGTCGCCGCATGA
- the glgA gene encoding glycogen synthase — protein sequence MRVDLLTKEYPPEVYGGAGVHVAELVRALRADIDVVVRCFGAERDAPDTIAYAAPETLADANAALSTLGVDLAMAQDVAGADLVHSHTWYANGAGHIAKLLHDVPHVVTAHSLEPLRPWKAEQLGGGYRVSSWVEKTAFEAADAVIAVSGGMARDILRSYPSLDEQRVHVVYNGIDLNRWKPLHDSDTVRALGIDPDRPSIVFVGRITRQKGLPYLLRAARLLPADVQLVLCAGAPDTAEIMAEVSAGVEVLQSERDGVVWIDRLLSQHELSAVLTAGTAFVCPSVYEPLGIVNLEAMACGLPVVGTATGGIPEVVVDGVTGRLVPIEQLDDGTGTPIDPDRFVADLAAVLTEVVSDPERAEAMGKAGRERAEREFDWTQIAARTREIYASLL from the coding sequence ATGCGAGTCGATCTGCTCACCAAGGAGTATCCACCCGAGGTCTACGGCGGTGCAGGAGTGCACGTCGCGGAGCTCGTCCGCGCCCTCCGCGCAGACATCGATGTCGTCGTTCGCTGTTTCGGCGCGGAGCGGGACGCTCCCGACACGATCGCGTACGCCGCACCCGAGACCCTGGCCGACGCCAATGCGGCTCTCAGCACGCTCGGCGTCGACCTCGCGATGGCCCAGGATGTCGCAGGCGCCGACCTCGTTCACTCCCACACCTGGTACGCAAACGGGGCAGGACACATCGCCAAACTTTTGCACGATGTTCCGCATGTCGTCACCGCGCACAGCCTCGAACCGCTCCGGCCGTGGAAGGCCGAGCAGCTCGGCGGCGGCTATCGCGTGTCGAGCTGGGTCGAGAAGACGGCCTTCGAGGCAGCGGACGCGGTCATCGCGGTGAGCGGCGGCATGGCCCGCGACATCCTGCGCTCCTACCCGTCGCTCGACGAGCAGCGCGTGCACGTCGTCTACAACGGCATCGACCTGAACCGCTGGAAGCCGTTGCACGACAGCGACACCGTTCGGGCGCTCGGCATCGACCCCGATCGGCCATCGATCGTCTTCGTCGGCCGCATCACGCGGCAGAAGGGGCTGCCGTATCTGTTGCGGGCGGCCAGGCTGCTGCCGGCCGATGTGCAGCTCGTACTCTGCGCGGGCGCGCCGGACACGGCCGAGATTATGGCCGAGGTCAGCGCGGGCGTCGAGGTGCTGCAGAGTGAGCGCGACGGGGTCGTCTGGATCGACCGGCTGCTCAGCCAGCACGAGCTCTCTGCTGTACTCACGGCGGGAACGGCCTTCGTCTGCCCCTCGGTCTACGAGCCCCTCGGGATCGTCAACCTCGAGGCGATGGCGTGTGGGCTGCCCGTCGTCGGAACGGCGACCGGCGGCATCCCCGAGGTCGTCGTCGATGGAGTGACGGGCCGCCTGGTCCCGATCGAACAGCTGGATGACGGCACGGGAACGCCGATCGATCCCGACCGTTTCGTGGCCGATCTCGCGGCGGTGCTCACCGAGGTCGTGAGCGACCCGGAGCGCGCCGAGGCGATGGGGAAAGCCGGCAGGGAGCGTGCGGAGCGGGAATTCGATTGGACGCAGATCGCGGCGCGCACCCGCGAGATCTACGCCAGCCTGCTCTGA
- a CDS encoding ABC transporter ATP-binding protein: MASVLQLTDVSVVRDGNTILDSVNWTVNPDERWVVLGPNGAGKTTLLRIAAAALHPSSGTALVLEEQLGKVDLFELRPMIGFASTAMARTIPKNEKVLDVVLTAAYSVTGRWNEEYDELDTRRAQRVLAEWKLDHLADRLFGTLSDGEQKRVQIARSVMTDPELLLLDEPAASLDLGAREELLHLLGGYAQSPNAPAIVMVTHHAEEIPLGFTHALVIAAGRVVAAGPFAEALTSEVLTEAFGLGIELSEQDGRFGARAV, from the coding sequence ATGGCCAGCGTTCTTCAGCTCACAGACGTCTCCGTCGTTCGCGACGGCAACACAATCCTCGACTCGGTGAACTGGACGGTGAATCCCGACGAACGCTGGGTCGTGCTCGGTCCAAACGGCGCGGGCAAGACCACGCTGCTGCGCATTGCCGCAGCGGCATTGCACCCGAGCAGCGGCACTGCCCTCGTGCTCGAGGAGCAGCTGGGCAAGGTCGACCTGTTCGAACTGCGCCCGATGATCGGCTTCGCGTCGACCGCGATGGCCAGGACGATCCCGAAGAACGAGAAGGTTCTCGATGTCGTGCTGACCGCCGCGTACTCGGTGACCGGCCGCTGGAACGAGGAGTACGACGAGCTCGACACGCGTCGTGCACAGCGGGTTCTGGCCGAGTGGAAGCTTGATCACCTCGCCGACCGCCTGTTCGGCACCCTCAGCGACGGCGAGCAGAAGCGCGTGCAGATCGCGCGTTCCGTGATGACCGACCCGGAGCTGCTGCTTCTCGATGAGCCGGCGGCCAGCCTCGACCTCGGTGCGCGCGAGGAGCTGCTGCACCTGCTCGGTGGCTACGCACAGTCGCCGAACGCCCCGGCCATCGTCATGGTCACCCACCACGCGGAAGAGATTCCCCTCGGCTTCACGCACGCCCTCGTGATCGCGGCTGGTCGGGTCGTCGCCGCTGGACCGTTCGCCGAGGCGCTCACCTCTGAGGTGCTCACCGAAGCGTTCGGTCTCGGGATCGAGCTGAGCGAGCAGGACGGGCGCTTCGGCGCGCGTGCGGTCTGA
- a CDS encoding type B 50S ribosomal protein L31, with protein MKSEIHPTYAPIVFRDLASGATFLTRSTVGSAKTIEWEDGNTYPVIDVEISSESHPFYTGKQRIMDSAGRVEKFNQRFKGFGA; from the coding sequence ATGAAGTCTGAAATCCACCCCACTTACGCACCGATCGTGTTCCGCGACCTTGCTTCGGGTGCAACCTTCCTGACCCGTTCGACGGTCGGCAGCGCCAAGACCATCGAGTGGGAAGACGGCAACACCTACCCCGTCATCGACGTGGAAATCTCCTCGGAGTCGCACCCGTTCTACACGGGCAAGCAGCGCATCATGGACTCGGCCGGACGCGTCGAGAAGTTCAACCAGCGCTTCAAGGGCTTCGGCGCCTAA
- a CDS encoding exonuclease domain-containing protein, whose protein sequence is MNALSWSATLAVFDLETTGIDVETSRIVTANVSVIDADGAVQERSDWLLDPGVEIPSGATAVHGITTERAQADGMPAAEGVGQIVERIRTLLAQNVPVVVYNAPYDFTILNREAVRHGLIVLGAPSPVIDPLVIDKAVDRYRKGKRTLEAAAAFYGVPLDDAHDAGADAIAAGRVAQAIAREHGAALPATAEELHEQQITWAAEQAASFQQYMRANRDPGFTADGSWPQR, encoded by the coding sequence ATGAACGCACTCAGCTGGTCCGCAACACTCGCCGTCTTCGATCTCGAGACAACCGGAATCGACGTGGAGACGAGTCGCATCGTCACCGCGAATGTCAGCGTGATCGACGCAGACGGCGCGGTGCAGGAACGCAGCGACTGGCTGCTCGACCCCGGTGTCGAGATTCCGAGCGGTGCGACGGCGGTCCACGGCATCACGACGGAACGCGCTCAGGCAGACGGGATGCCGGCCGCCGAGGGTGTCGGGCAGATCGTCGAGCGCATCCGCACGCTGCTCGCGCAGAACGTGCCCGTCGTCGTCTACAACGCCCCGTACGACTTCACGATCCTCAACCGCGAGGCGGTCAGGCACGGCCTGATCGTTCTCGGCGCCCCGAGCCCCGTCATCGACCCCCTGGTGATCGACAAGGCCGTCGATCGCTACCGCAAGGGCAAGCGCACGCTCGAGGCCGCAGCCGCCTTCTACGGCGTGCCGCTGGACGACGCTCACGATGCGGGTGCGGACGCCATCGCGGCCGGCCGTGTCGCGCAGGCGATCGCCCGCGAGCACGGCGCTGCGCTGCCCGCCACAGCGGAGGAACTGCACGAGCAGCAGATCACGTGGGCGGCGGAGCAGGCCGCCAGCTTCCAGCAGTACATGCGCGCCAACCGCGACCCCGGCTTCACGGCCGATGGTTCCTGGCCGCAGCGCTGA
- a CDS encoding HNH endonuclease signature motif containing protein, whose protein sequence is MSEAVLQLPGSAADPVLTGCLTGLAAGVAQAGAVQAEQYRFIETARSHALATADPMGKSRRIEEEFALRSITAELALVLRVHERTMTGLIYEAKQLVTVFTKSLAALASGTVGQRHVREILAQAVTLPPELHARFETEALAQAAIQTPTAFRRTAARIRERLHPDSLTVRAAKGRAERRLWFEPDADGMAWLHLHLEAEKAIAITERISHLADQAQAEALDSADLPETAGALTSGTHAQLEADIAAELLLSPPAPPADGATNADDAPRSRMPGLAFSRPEVFVAVPKLTVPYATLIGQSDDPAELHGYGPIDADTARRLAADAPTLHRILVDPVDGTPLQLDPRKYPLTKALRRWILYRDQICRFPGCTRKAERAEIDHTQPFGYDGLSEEDNLAVLCKKHHRLKHNSRWRVRQLGLGGLRWVSPAGRIYETHPAPPSSRRPPGEPPPPPFDPPPLVEPVETPTAYPDTPPF, encoded by the coding sequence ATGAGCGAAGCAGTGTTGCAGCTCCCCGGATCGGCCGCCGACCCGGTCCTCACCGGATGCCTGACCGGGCTCGCCGCGGGCGTTGCCCAGGCTGGCGCGGTTCAGGCGGAGCAGTACCGGTTCATCGAAACCGCCCGCTCCCACGCGCTCGCGACCGCCGACCCGATGGGGAAGTCGCGGCGGATCGAGGAGGAGTTCGCGCTCCGCAGCATCACCGCCGAGCTGGCCCTGGTGTTGCGGGTGCATGAGCGCACCATGACGGGGCTGATCTACGAGGCCAAGCAACTCGTCACCGTCTTCACCAAGAGTCTGGCCGCCCTCGCGTCCGGGACGGTCGGGCAACGCCACGTGCGCGAGATCCTCGCCCAGGCCGTTACCCTCCCACCGGAACTCCACGCCCGCTTCGAAACGGAAGCACTGGCCCAGGCGGCCATACAAACCCCGACCGCGTTCCGGCGGACGGCGGCCCGGATCCGGGAACGCCTCCACCCCGACTCCCTCACCGTGCGGGCAGCGAAAGGTCGGGCGGAACGCCGACTCTGGTTCGAACCCGATGCGGACGGGATGGCGTGGCTGCACCTGCATCTAGAGGCGGAGAAGGCGATCGCGATCACCGAACGGATCAGCCACCTCGCCGACCAGGCCCAGGCTGAGGCCCTGGACAGTGCCGACTTGCCCGAGACGGCAGGGGCGCTGACCTCGGGGACGCACGCCCAACTGGAGGCAGACATCGCCGCCGAACTGCTGCTCAGCCCACCCGCTCCGCCCGCAGACGGCGCCACCAACGCGGATGACGCTCCGCGGTCGCGGATGCCCGGCTTGGCGTTCTCCCGCCCCGAGGTCTTTGTCGCCGTGCCGAAGCTCACGGTCCCGTACGCGACCCTCATCGGCCAGTCCGACGACCCGGCGGAACTGCACGGCTACGGGCCGATCGACGCCGATACCGCCCGCCGGCTGGCCGCCGACGCCCCAACCCTGCACCGGATCCTCGTCGACCCGGTCGACGGCACCCCGCTGCAACTGGACCCGCGGAAGTACCCGCTCACGAAAGCGCTACGGCGGTGGATCCTGTACCGGGACCAGATCTGCCGCTTCCCCGGCTGCACCCGGAAGGCCGAACGGGCCGAGATCGACCACACCCAGCCCTTCGGGTACGACGGCCTCAGCGAAGAGGACAACCTGGCGGTGCTGTGCAAGAAACACCACCGCCTCAAGCACAACTCCCGCTGGCGGGTCCGGCAGCTTGGGCTGGGTGGTCTGCGCTGGGTCAGCCCGGCCGGCCGGATCTACGAGACGCACCCGGCCCCACCCAGCAGCCGAAGACCCCCGGGCGAACCGCCACCCCCGCCGTTTGACCCGCCCCCGCTGGTTGAGCCTGTCGAAACCCCGACGGCTTACCCGGACACCCCGCCGTTCTGA
- the treS gene encoding maltose alpha-D-glucosyltransferase codes for MSFTAPIQLPGLILDPQWYRRAVFYEVMVRSFVDSNGDGTGDLGGLISKLDYLQWLGVDALWVPPIFTSPLRDGGYDVADYRSILPEFGTLDEFRELVTKAHERNMRVVIDLPLNHTSDQHEWFQQSRNDPEGPYGDFYVWSDTDEKWPDIRIIFTDTEESNWAFDPVRRQFFFHRFFSHQPDLNFENPAVHEAVFDVVRFWLDLGVDGFRLDAIPYLYESDEGNGEGEPPTHEFIKALRAMVDKNYPGRVMIAEANQWPREVAAFFGSDEEPECHMAFDFPVMPRIFYALRSQRADELVAVLSETTDIPDGAGWGIFLRNHDELTLEMVSEEYRQAMYGWYAYDPRMRANVGIRRRLAPLLDNARAELELAHALLFALPGSPFLYYGDEIGMGDNIWLPDRDSSRTPMQWTPDRNAGFSAADPGKLYLPVVQSLVYNYGHVNVESQLAQSRSLLHWVRNVIHVRKAHLVFGLGDIRVIPTNNDSVLAFVRSYAGSGLSGSTHYNEQPESVLCVFSFAHNPVAVTITAEDMAGTRLYDLFGGGVFPSFDENGSLTLTMATQSFFWLHCG; via the coding sequence ATGAGCTTTACCGCGCCGATCCAACTGCCTGGTCTCATCCTCGATCCCCAGTGGTACCGCAGGGCCGTGTTCTACGAGGTGATGGTGCGCTCCTTCGTCGACAGCAATGGAGACGGCACCGGCGATCTCGGCGGCCTCATCTCCAAGCTCGACTATCTGCAGTGGCTCGGCGTCGACGCGCTCTGGGTTCCGCCGATCTTCACCTCTCCCCTGCGCGATGGCGGCTACGACGTGGCCGACTACCGCTCGATCCTGCCCGAGTTCGGCACCCTCGACGAGTTCCGTGAACTGGTCACGAAGGCGCACGAGCGCAACATGCGCGTCGTCATCGACCTGCCGCTCAACCACACCTCCGACCAGCACGAGTGGTTCCAGCAGTCGCGGAACGATCCGGAGGGTCCGTACGGCGATTTCTACGTCTGGAGCGACACCGACGAGAAGTGGCCGGACATTCGCATCATCTTCACAGACACCGAGGAGTCGAACTGGGCGTTCGACCCCGTTCGGCGGCAGTTCTTCTTCCACCGCTTCTTCTCCCACCAGCCCGACCTCAACTTCGAGAACCCGGCGGTGCACGAGGCCGTGTTCGACGTCGTCCGCTTCTGGCTCGACCTCGGCGTCGACGGCTTCCGACTCGACGCGATCCCCTACCTGTACGAATCGGATGAGGGCAACGGTGAGGGCGAGCCCCCGACGCACGAGTTCATCAAGGCGCTCCGCGCGATGGTCGACAAGAACTATCCCGGCCGCGTGATGATCGCCGAGGCCAACCAGTGGCCGCGGGAGGTCGCGGCCTTCTTCGGCAGCGACGAGGAGCCGGAGTGCCACATGGCGTTCGACTTCCCGGTGATGCCGCGCATCTTCTACGCGCTCCGCTCGCAGCGGGCCGACGAACTCGTGGCCGTGCTCTCGGAGACCACCGACATCCCGGATGGCGCAGGCTGGGGCATCTTCCTGCGCAACCACGACGAGCTCACCCTCGAGATGGTCTCGGAGGAGTATCGGCAGGCCATGTACGGCTGGTACGCCTACGACCCGCGGATGCGGGCGAACGTCGGCATCCGGCGCCGCCTCGCCCCGCTGCTCGACAACGCGCGCGCGGAGTTGGAGCTGGCCCACGCCCTGCTCTTCGCCCTGCCAGGCAGCCCGTTCCTGTACTACGGCGACGAGATCGGCATGGGCGACAACATCTGGCTGCCCGACCGCGACAGCTCCCGTACGCCGATGCAGTGGACGCCGGACAGGAACGCCGGGTTCTCGGCCGCTGACCCCGGCAAGCTCTACCTGCCCGTCGTGCAGTCCCTCGTCTACAACTACGGGCACGTGAACGTGGAATCGCAGCTGGCGCAGTCACGCTCGCTGCTGCACTGGGTGCGCAACGTCATCCATGTGCGCAAGGCTCACCTCGTGTTCGGACTCGGCGACATCCGGGTGATCCCGACGAACAATGACTCCGTGCTCGCATTCGTGCGGAGCTATGCCGGTTCAGGACTCTCCGGCAGCACGCACTACAACGAACAGCCGGAGTCTGTGCTCTGCGTCTTCAGCTTCGCGCACAATCCCGTCGCGGTCACGATCACGGCCGAGGACATGGCCGGCACCCGGCTCTACGACCTCTTCGGCGGCGGCGTGTTCCCGAGCTTCGACGAGAACGGCTCGCTCACGCTGACGATGGCCACGCAGAGCTTCTTCTGGCTGCACTGCGGCTGA
- a CDS encoding alpha/beta fold hydrolase: MSIESPYASQLARIPVREHTVSVLGSASRYWEYGAAVVGAPTVVMVHGFRGDHHGLEPVVAQLPGVHIISPDLPGFGASTPLGADSGFSHDLDGYSAWLRGFVAALELPGPVVILGHSFGSIVSSAALAGGLAADAVILVNPIAAPALSGPRGIMTRLAVFYYWAAAKLPEKLGFALLRSRLIVRVMSVTMAKTKDQTLKRWIHEEHDRYFSAFSNREVVLDAFRASVSNDVSEFAASITPRTLLIAADRDDITPIAAQHTLQTLFPQATLYVIHGVGHLIHYEKPAEAAAQIRGLLATLPSSNETAGA; the protein is encoded by the coding sequence ATGAGCATCGAGTCCCCATACGCGTCGCAGTTGGCCCGCATCCCCGTGCGCGAACACACGGTCTCCGTTCTGGGCAGCGCCAGCCGCTACTGGGAGTACGGAGCCGCGGTCGTCGGCGCTCCGACCGTCGTCATGGTGCACGGATTCCGCGGAGACCACCACGGACTCGAACCCGTCGTCGCGCAGCTGCCAGGCGTGCACATCATCTCGCCTGACCTGCCCGGCTTCGGCGCATCGACGCCGCTCGGCGCCGACTCCGGCTTCAGTCACGATCTCGACGGCTACTCCGCCTGGCTGCGCGGATTCGTCGCGGCGCTCGAGCTTCCCGGACCCGTCGTGATCCTCGGCCACTCCTTCGGATCGATCGTCTCCTCGGCGGCGCTGGCTGGCGGGCTGGCGGCGGATGCCGTCATCCTCGTCAATCCGATCGCGGCCCCAGCGCTCTCCGGCCCGCGCGGCATCATGACCAGGCTCGCCGTGTTCTACTACTGGGCGGCCGCGAAGCTGCCGGAGAAGCTCGGCTTCGCGCTGCTGCGCTCCCGCCTGATCGTGCGCGTGATGAGCGTGACGATGGCCAAGACCAAGGACCAGACGCTGAAGCGGTGGATCCACGAGGAACACGACCGCTACTTCTCGGCGTTCAGCAACCGCGAGGTCGTGCTCGATGCCTTCCGTGCCTCGGTCAGCAACGACGTGAGCGAGTTCGCTGCGTCGATCACGCCGCGCACGCTGCTGATCGCGGCCGACCGCGACGACATCACCCCGATCGCCGCTCAGCACACGCTGCAGACGCTCTTCCCGCAGGCGACGCTGTACGTCATCCACGGCGTCGGCCACCTCATTCACTACGAGAAGCCGGCCGAGGCGGCAGCCCAGATCCGCGGGCTGCTTGCAACCCTGCCGAGCTCGAATGAGACGGCCGGGGCATGA
- a CDS encoding glycosyltransferase family 4 protein, translated as MRIVFDCRYTRIDRHDGISRYTASLVEELGKLHPVTMLINDHRQLDMLPALPWQLVSSPTSVREPLVALTVNKLKPDVVFTPMQTMGSWGRRYKLLLTVHDLIYYRNRTPPRDLAAPIRGLWRLYHLAWWPQRMLLNRADGVVTVSDTTAGLIAEHNLTHRPVTVIPNAAGVGAVASEPARTAPSTLRLVYMGSFMPYKNVETLVRAVAMMPGAELHLMSRVSDSERTRLSQLAPQAELVFHNGASDEEYQQALRSATALVTASLDEGFGIPLVEAMAAGTPIIVSDIPIFREIGGDAALYFAPTSADGLVAAVATLTSPGEWEHRSDLGRAQSARFTWKSSAERLLALLRKTATR; from the coding sequence ATGAGGATCGTTTTCGACTGCCGCTACACCCGCATCGACAGGCACGACGGCATCAGCCGATACACGGCGAGCCTCGTCGAGGAGCTCGGCAAGCTGCACCCGGTCACGATGCTGATCAACGACCACCGTCAGCTCGACATGCTGCCGGCGCTGCCGTGGCAGCTGGTCAGTTCGCCGACGAGCGTGCGCGAGCCGCTCGTTGCGCTCACCGTCAACAAGCTCAAGCCGGATGTCGTCTTCACCCCGATGCAGACGATGGGCTCGTGGGGGCGCAGGTACAAGCTGCTGCTCACCGTGCACGACCTGATCTACTACCGCAACCGCACCCCTCCGCGCGATCTCGCCGCCCCGATCCGCGGGCTGTGGCGGCTCTACCACCTCGCGTGGTGGCCGCAGCGGATGCTGCTGAATCGCGCGGACGGCGTCGTGACGGTGTCGGACACGACCGCTGGGCTGATCGCAGAGCACAATCTGACGCACCGTCCGGTCACGGTCATCCCCAACGCCGCGGGCGTCGGCGCCGTCGCCTCGGAGCCGGCCCGCACCGCGCCGAGCACCCTGCGCCTGGTCTACATGGGCTCATTCATGCCGTACAAGAACGTCGAGACGCTCGTGCGCGCCGTCGCGATGATGCCTGGCGCCGAACTCCACCTCATGAGCCGCGTGAGCGACTCCGAGCGCACGCGCCTCAGCCAGCTCGCCCCGCAGGCCGAGCTCGTCTTCCACAACGGCGCCAGCGACGAGGAGTACCAGCAGGCGCTCCGCTCAGCGACCGCGCTCGTCACGGCCTCGCTCGATGAGGGCTTCGGAATCCCGCTCGTCGAGGCGATGGCGGCCGGAACCCCGATCATCGTCAGCGACATCCCGATCTTCCGCGAGATCGGTGGGGATGCCGCACTGTACTTCGCTCCGACATCCGCCGACGGTCTCGTCGCGGCCGTCGCGACGCTCACCAGCCCGGGGGAGTGGGAGCACCGCTCTGACCTCGGCCGCGCCCAGTCGGCTCGCTTCACGTGGAAGTCCTCGGCCGAGAGGCTGCTTGCACTGCTCAGGAAGACCGCGACGCGCTAG
- a CDS encoding histidine phosphatase family protein, with product MTTFGIVRHGETEWNAQQRVQGRTDIPLNDTGRAQAAETGARLRAEQATDGPWDAIVSSPLSRAHETARIIAAELGLPEPELVEDLAERAHGEIEGLSFEERTARFADGVPVPGLESREEVLDRTLPSLEALAARHPGGRVLVVSHGGVISTLLHHSSGGQFDGPGRSIPNGSVQEFRWGLGGLVLRSSV from the coding sequence ATGACGACGTTCGGCATTGTTCGGCACGGTGAGACCGAGTGGAACGCGCAGCAGCGCGTTCAGGGACGCACCGACATCCCGCTGAACGACACCGGTCGCGCGCAGGCCGCCGAGACCGGCGCGCGGTTGCGTGCAGAGCAGGCGACGGACGGCCCGTGGGATGCCATCGTCAGCAGCCCGCTCAGCCGCGCACACGAGACGGCGCGCATCATCGCAGCCGAGCTCGGCCTGCCTGAGCCAGAACTCGTCGAGGATCTCGCCGAGCGCGCCCACGGCGAGATCGAGGGGCTGAGCTTCGAGGAGCGCACGGCGCGCTTCGCCGACGGCGTTCCGGTTCCCGGGTTGGAGTCACGCGAGGAGGTGCTCGATCGCACGCTGCCCAGCCTCGAAGCGCTGGCGGCGCGGCATCCGGGCGGGCGGGTGCTCGTCGTCAGCCACGGCGGCGTGATCAGCACGCTGCTGCACCACTCCAGCGGTGGACAGTTCGACGGCCCCGGCCGGAGCATCCCGAACGGCTCCGTGCAGGAGTTCCGCTGGGGGCTCGGCGGGCTGGTGCTGCGCTCCTCCGTATAG